The Nocardiopsis composta genome includes the window GGTGGTACGCCGTTACAGGCGTGCCAACCGCCGCCGCCGGCACGCTATTCCCGGCCGGGGCGGGTGGGGCGGAGGGGGAGCGGGAGGCCCGCTCCGGCAGGGGAGGGGTCCCGCCGGCGCTACTCGTCGACGATCTCCAGCTTGCCGGTGTCCACGTCGTACAGCGCCCCCGCCACCGGCAGCCCGTCGGGCAGCAGCGGGTGGTGGCGGACCCGCTCCAGGTCGTGCCGGAGCGCGCCGAGCTGGTCGTTGTCGGTGTGGAACTCCAGGCTGCGGGTGTCCACCCCGTACTGGTCCCGGATCAGGTCGTGCACCTCGTCGTCGCCGGAGACCGAGGCCATCTTGCACTTGGTGTGCGGCATGATCAGCACCCGCTCCACCCCGAGCAGGTAGACCGCGAGCACCAGGGTGCGCAGCGTGTCATCGGTGACCCGGGCGCCGGCGTTGCGCAGGATCTTGGCGTCGCCCGGGCGCAGGCCCAGCATGGTCAGCGGCTCGATGCGGGAGTCCATGCAGGTCACCAGGCCCAGGCCGCGGGCGGCGACCGGTTCCAGGCCGCTCAGCCGGAACGACTGGGCGTAGACGGCGTTCGCGCTGAGCACGTCGTCGAATGCGCTGCTCACTCGGGTCTCCTCAGGGTCGTGCGTGCGGCCGGCCGCGGTGCGCCGGCCCCTCCAGCCTGCCGGGTGGGCGGGCGGGAGGAGCGGGGCGCGCCGCGGCCGATCGATGGTCCGCGGCCCGGGGAGGCCGCGCGCCTCCCCGGGGCGGTGGATCAGGCCTCGGCGGTGCCGAGGATGCCGGTGTCGTGCTGGCCGGTGCCGATGGAGGCGATCGCCCGGGGCTGGGGCTCGCCCGAGCCGTCCCGGCGGGGGTCCATGTCGGGCAGGCGCAGCGGGCCGCCGTCGGCGCGGAAGGCCCGCGCGGGCGCCCGGCCGACCCAGGCGAACACCAGGCCGTCCTCGCCCTTGAGGAAGCGGTGGCAGCGCACGCCGCCGGTGGCCCGGCCCTTGGCGGGGTAGGCCTCGAACGGGGTGACCTTCGCCGATCCGCCCTCGGTGGGCAGCAGGGCGTCCCCGGAGGTCGCCGCGGACATGGTCACCAGGACCGAGTCCTCGGGCATCGCGACCGCGCCGAACCACAGGACGCGGGCCCCCTCGGCCAGCTTCACCCCGGCCACGCCGCCGGCCGGCCGGCCCTGCTCGCGGACGGCGGAGGCGGAGAAGCGCAGCAGCTGCGCGTTGGAGGTGACGAAGACGAGATCCTCTTCGCCGGTGGCCAGCTGGGTCGCGCCGGCCAGGCGGTCGCCGTCCTTGAGCGCGATGATCTCGTAGTCGTCCCGGTTGGCGGGGTAGTCCCGGACCACCCGCTTGACCACGCCCTGCTCGGTGCCGAGGGCGAGGCCGGGGCCCTCGCCGTCCACCGCGGCGAGCGCGATCACCCTCTCGTCCTCGGCGAGGTCGGCGAACTCCTCCACCGGCAGCCCGGAGGCCAGCGGCGGGGCGTCCTCACCGGAGTCGGGGAGCTCGGGGAGCTCCACCACCGGCACCCGGATGACCCGGCCGAGGTCGGTGACGAGGCCGACGCCGCCGCGGCTGCGCGCGGGCAGCGCCGCGGCGACCGCGTCGTGCTGGGTGCGCAGCCCTTCGTAGACGCGCGGGATCGCCGCGCCCTTGCTCCGGCCGAGCATGCCGTCCGAGCCGAGCAGCACGTTGCACGGCACGTCGTCCATCTCCAGCGGGACGGCGGCGGTGCGCGCGGCGCCGTCGCTCTCCAGCAGGGTGGTGCGGCGCGGGGTGCCGAACTTCTTGGCGACCTCGGCGAGCTCCTTGGAGACCAGCCGGCGCAGCTTGGCGTCGGACTCCAGCACCGAGGTGAGCTCCTCGATCTCCCTCTTCAGCTGCTCGGCCTCGTTCTCCAGCTCCAGCCGGTCGTACCGGGTGAGCCGGCGCAGCGGGGTGTCCAGGATGTAGCGGGCCTGGACGTCGGAGAGCGAGTAGGCCTCCATCAGCCGCTCGCGGGCCTGCGCGGTGTCCTCGGAGTCCCGGATGAGCGCGATGACGTCGTCGATGTTGAGCAGCGCGACGAGCAGGCCGTCGATCAGGTGCAGCCGGTCCAGCCGCTTGCTCCGCCGGTGCTCGCTGCGCCGCCGCACCACGTCCAGCCGGTGGTCGACGAAGACCTGGAGCAGCTCGCGCAGGCCCAGCGTCTGCGGCTGGCCGTCCACCAGCGCGACGTTGTTGATGCCGAAGGACTCCTCCATCGGGGTGAGCCGGTACAGCTCGGCCAGCACGCCCTCCGGGTTGAAGCCGTTCTTCAGCTCGATGACCAGCCGCAGGCCCTGGTTGCGGTCGGTGAGGTCCTTGAGGTCGGAGATGCCCTGCAGCTTCTTGGACTGCACGAGCTCCTTGATCCGGCCGACCACCTTCTCCGGCCCCACGCTGTAGGGCAGCTCGGTGACGACGATGCCGGTGCGGCGCGGGGAGACCTTCTCGATGGAGACGGTGGCGCGGGTCCGGAAGGTGCCGCGGCCCTTGGCGTAGGCGTCGCGGATTCCGTCCAGGCCGACGATGGTGCCGCCGGTGGGCAGGTCGGGGCCGGGCACGAACTCCATCAGCTTCTCGAGGTCGGCGTCGGGGTGCGCGATCAGGTGCCGCGCGGCCGCGATGACCTCGCCGAGGTTGTGCGGGGCCATGTTGGTGGCCATGCCCACCGCGATCCCCGACGCGCCGTTCACCAGCAGGTTGGGGAAGGCGGCCGGGAGCACCTCCGGCTCCCTCTCCTGGCCGTCGTAGTTCGGCCGGAAGTCGACGACGTCCTCGTCGATGGAGGTGACCAGAAGCTCGGCGGCCCGGCCCATGCGCGCCTCGGTGTAGCGCATGGCGGCCGGGGCGTCGTCGCCGCCCAGCGACCCGAAGTTGCCGTGCCCGTCGACCAGCGGGACCCGCATGGCGAAG containing:
- a CDS encoding DNA gyrase/topoisomerase IV subunit A, encoding MARSTSPSPPPEELAEKIIDIDVSEEMRGSFLEYAYSVIYQRALPDARDGMKPVQRRILYQMNEMGLRPDRGHVKCARVVGEVMGKLHPHGDAAIYDAMVRMSQPFAMRVPLVDGHGNFGSLGGDDAPAAMRYTEARMGRAAELLVTSIDEDVVDFRPNYDGQEREPEVLPAAFPNLLVNGASGIAVGMATNMAPHNLGEVIAAARHLIAHPDADLEKLMEFVPGPDLPTGGTIVGLDGIRDAYAKGRGTFRTRATVSIEKVSPRRTGIVVTELPYSVGPEKVVGRIKELVQSKKLQGISDLKDLTDRNQGLRLVIELKNGFNPEGVLAELYRLTPMEESFGINNVALVDGQPQTLGLRELLQVFVDHRLDVVRRRSEHRRSKRLDRLHLIDGLLVALLNIDDVIALIRDSEDTAQARERLMEAYSLSDVQARYILDTPLRRLTRYDRLELENEAEQLKREIEELTSVLESDAKLRRLVSKELAEVAKKFGTPRRTTLLESDGAARTAAVPLEMDDVPCNVLLGSDGMLGRSKGAAIPRVYEGLRTQHDAVAAALPARSRGGVGLVTDLGRVIRVPVVELPELPDSGEDAPPLASGLPVEEFADLAEDERVIALAAVDGEGPGLALGTEQGVVKRVVRDYPANRDDYEIIALKDGDRLAGATQLATGEEDLVFVTSNAQLLRFSASAVREQGRPAGGVAGVKLAEGARVLWFGAVAMPEDSVLVTMSAATSGDALLPTEGGSAKVTPFEAYPAKGRATGGVRCHRFLKGEDGLVFAWVGRAPARAFRADGGPLRLPDMDPRRDGSGEPQPRAIASIGTGQHDTGILGTAEA
- a CDS encoding beta-class carbonic anhydrase: MSSAFDDVLSANAVYAQSFRLSGLEPVAARGLGLVTCMDSRIEPLTMLGLRPGDAKILRNAGARVTDDTLRTLVLAVYLLGVERVLIMPHTKCKMASVSGDDEVHDLIRDQYGVDTRSLEFHTDNDQLGALRHDLERVRHHPLLPDGLPVAGALYDVDTGKLEIVDE